In the Telopea speciosissima isolate NSW1024214 ecotype Mountain lineage chromosome 2, Tspe_v1, whole genome shotgun sequence genome, one interval contains:
- the LOC122650162 gene encoding probable ribosome biogenesis protein RLP24, with the protein MRLEKCWFCSSTIYPGHGIQFVRNDAQIFRFCRSKCHKNFKMKRNPRKVKWTKAYRRLHGKDMTQDSTFEFERKRNRPERYDRNVTENTLKAIKKIDKVRVDREARHHALRMKGKNAKEQREAAKELEQGIHMVKAPAALQEEPSLTLPKIKVKVSYQQAEENRPMEE; encoded by the exons ATGAGATTAGAGAAATGTTGGTTCTGTTCTTCCACCATTTATCCTGGGCATGGTATTCAGTTTGTACGCAACGATGCACAG ATTTTTCGTTTTTGTAGATCCAAATGTCACAAGAACTTCAAGATGAAGCGGAATCCTCGCAAAGTAAAATGGACAAAAGCATACAGACGGTTGCATGGAAAGGATATGACTCAG GATTCAACGTTTGAGTTTGAGAGGAAACGAAATAGACCAGAGAGATATGACAGGAATGTTACAGAGAACACACTGAAGGCCATTAAGAAGATAGATAAAGTTAGAGTGGATAGGGAAGCCAGACACCATGCATTGAG GATGAAGGGAAAGAATGCCAAGGAGCAGAGGGAGGCGGCAAAGGAGTTGGAGCAGGGCATCCACATGGTCAAGGCTCCTGCTGCCCTTCAAGAAGAGCCATCTCTCACCCTTCCGAAGATCAAAGTCAAAGTTTCCTATCAACAGGCAGAGGAGAATCGCCCCATGGAAGAGTGA